One part of the Vitis riparia cultivar Riparia Gloire de Montpellier isolate 1030 chromosome 6, EGFV_Vit.rip_1.0, whole genome shotgun sequence genome encodes these proteins:
- the LOC117915920 gene encoding NAD(H) kinase 1 isoform X7: MGIPISGDGICTKLQSWWTQASPDNAMGIIKLILPCILCWEIWKEQNRRELSSGEHNGDCSAENLTNQPMMCNEARKQSERCCGKHGICSHEVLHNGEIDSDTEMVNNKFMRKASFKLSWWCKGEKSDQHKHDIVSFERGNITTAERSSKQISLKWESHPQTVLILTKPNSTSVRILCADMVRWLREQKKMEIFVEPRVKVELMTESPNFDFVQTWKDDKETLLLHTNVDLVVTLGGDGTVLWAASLFKGPVPPVVPFSLGSLGFMTPFHSEQYRECLDSILRGPFSITLRHRLQCHVIRDAAKSEYESEGPILVLNEVTIDRGISSFLTNLECYSDGSFVTCVQGDGLILSTTSGSTAYSLAAGGSMVHPQVPGILFTPICPHSLSFRPLILPEHVTLRVQVPFNSRGHAWASFDGKDRRQLAPGDALVVSMAPCPVPTACQVDSTSDFLRSIHDGLHWNLRKTQSFEGPRDL; encoded by the exons ATGGGTATTCCAATATCAGGCGACGGAATTTGTACAAAGCTTCAAAGTTGGTGGACTCAGGCATCTCCAGATAATGCAATGGGAATAATAAAACTAATTCTTCCATGTATTCTCTGCTGGGAAATTTGGAAAGAACAGAATAGGAGAG AGCTGTCATCTGGAGAGCATAATGGTGATTGTAGTGCAGAGAACTTGACCAACCAACCAATGATGTGCAATGAAGCTAGGAAGCAATCTGAAAGGTGTTGTGGGAAGCATGGAATTTGTTCCCATGAGGTCCTTCATAATGGGGAAATTGATTCTGACACTGAGATGGTTAACAATAAGTTTATGAGAAAG GCATCTTTTAAACTTTCATGGTGGTGCAAAGGAGAGAAAAGTGATCAGCACAAGCATGATATTGTCTCGTTTGAAAGAGGAAACATAACAACTGCAGAGCGCAGCAGTAAGCAG atTTCTTTGAAGTGGGAATCTCACCCACAGACTGTGCTCATTTTGACCAAACCAAATTCAACTTCTGTTCGAATTCTATGTGCAGATATGGTCAG ATGGCTTAGAGAACAGAAAAAGATGGAAATTTTTGTGGAACCACGTGTTAAAGTTGAACTTATGACGGAGTCACCTAACTTCGACTTTGTACAAACTTGGAAAGATG ACAAGGAAACTTTGCTCCTGCACACAAATGTTGACCTTGTTGTAACTCTCGGTGGGGATGGAACTGTCCTTTGG GCTGCATCCTTGTTCAAAGGGCCAGTTCCTCCTGTAGTCCCTTTTTCTTTGGGCTCTCTGGGTTTTATGACTCCATTTC ATTCTGAACAGTACAGAGAATGCCTTGATTCGATCCTAAGGGGTCCTTTTAGTATCACATTACGACACCGGTTGCAGTGCCATGTTATTCGAGATGCAGCTAAAAGTGAATATGAGAGCGAAGGACCTATTCTTGTTTTAAATGAGGTTACAATTGATCGTGGAATATCATCATTCCTGACAAATTTGGAATGCTATAGTGACGGCTCATTTGTCACATGTGTGCAAGGAGATGGATTGATCTTGTCAACAACATCTGGAAGTACTGCATATTCCTTGGCAGCTGGAGGATCAATGGTCCATCCCCAG GTTCCTGGCATCCTGTTTACCCCAATCTGCCCACACTCCTTATCCTTCAGGCCTCTGATATTACCTGAGCATGTAACGCTTCGTGTACAAGTGCCTTTCAATAGCAGAGGCCATGCATGGGCATCATTTGATGGCAAGGACAGAAGACAGTTAGCACCTGGAGATGCACTCGTTGTCAGCATGGCCCCTTGCCCTGTACCAACAGCATGCCAAGTTGATTCTACCAGCGACTTCCTGCGCAGCATCCATGATGGCCTTCACTGGAACTTGAGGAAAACCCAGTCCTTCGAGGGCCCTCGGGACCTATAA